A single window of Modestobacter italicus DNA harbors:
- the lexA gene encoding transcriptional repressor LexA, which yields MAVDGPTAGSGKGSARRGRAGETGAAGAGAAIREFPDRGEAGDGLTQRQRRVLEVIRDSIDRRGYPPSVREIGEAVGLSSASSVAHQLSVLQRKGWLRRDPNRPRALDVRLPGETAVMTEAAEPAAGPLAASGGASGVDEAAAPRPTYVPLVGRIAAGGPVLAEQAVEEVFPLPRELVGEGTLFMLKVAGDSMVDAAICDGDWVVVRQQPTAENGEIVAAMIDGEATVKTYKRRDGHVWLMPHNEAYEPIPGDDATVLGRVVTVLRRV from the coding sequence ATGGCGGTCGACGGCCCGACGGCAGGCAGTGGCAAGGGCTCCGCGCGGCGCGGTCGCGCCGGGGAGACGGGGGCGGCCGGCGCCGGTGCGGCGATCCGGGAGTTCCCCGACCGCGGCGAGGCCGGCGACGGGCTGACCCAGCGGCAGCGCCGGGTGCTCGAGGTCATCCGCGACTCCATCGACCGCCGCGGCTACCCGCCCTCGGTCCGCGAGATCGGCGAGGCGGTCGGGCTCTCCTCGGCCTCCTCGGTGGCCCACCAGCTCTCGGTGCTGCAGCGCAAGGGCTGGCTGCGGCGCGACCCGAACCGCCCGCGGGCGCTCGACGTCCGGCTCCCCGGCGAGACCGCCGTCATGACCGAGGCCGCCGAGCCCGCCGCCGGGCCGCTCGCGGCCTCCGGTGGCGCCAGCGGCGTGGACGAGGCCGCCGCGCCCCGCCCGACCTACGTGCCGCTGGTCGGCCGGATCGCCGCGGGTGGCCCGGTGCTGGCCGAGCAGGCGGTGGAGGAGGTCTTCCCGCTCCCCCGCGAGCTGGTCGGCGAGGGCACGCTGTTCATGCTCAAGGTCGCCGGTGACTCGATGGTCGACGCCGCCATCTGTGACGGCGACTGGGTCGTCGTCCGCCAGCAGCCGACCGCGGAGAACGGCGAGATCGTGGCCGCCATGATCGACGGCGAGGCCACGGTGAAGACCTACAAGCGCCGCGACGGGCACGTCTGGCTGATGCCGCACAACGAGGCGTACGAGCCGATCCCCGGCGACGACGCCACCGTCCTGGGCCGGGTCGTCACCGTCCTGCGCCGCGTCTGA
- a CDS encoding phosphatase PAP2 family protein: MARSAVQSMADAAGGLPSSRSAPVIGVGRPPWWVLLLSALVTLGVTVDLLNRGWLERMDLRVSEVVSVWDLRHSDAYWFVWAFTQAGGRGFILIVLAALVGWLAVRRRTLVPLVRVLMALALLTAVVYAFKYGTGRTAPAYPGSFFHRDGASYPSGHVANAVLMWGVARWTAVEYGLPAWTQRTTWALSILGPLCTGVAMVALDFHWVTDAVVGLAVGLLLLGVVHALDAVVVSRWVRARAGRSQP; the protein is encoded by the coding sequence GTGGCCAGGAGCGCGGTGCAGTCGATGGCGGACGCCGCCGGCGGCCTGCCGTCCTCCCGGTCTGCGCCGGTCATCGGGGTCGGCCGGCCGCCGTGGTGGGTGCTGCTGCTCTCCGCGCTGGTGACCCTCGGGGTCACCGTCGACCTGCTCAACCGGGGCTGGCTGGAGCGGATGGACCTCCGGGTCTCCGAGGTGGTCAGCGTCTGGGACCTGCGGCACTCCGACGCCTACTGGTTCGTCTGGGCCTTCACCCAGGCCGGCGGCCGCGGCTTCATCCTCATCGTGCTGGCGGCCCTGGTCGGCTGGTTGGCCGTCCGCCGCCGGACCCTCGTCCCCCTGGTCCGCGTGCTGATGGCCCTGGCCCTGCTCACCGCGGTCGTCTACGCCTTCAAGTACGGCACCGGCCGGACGGCGCCGGCCTACCCCGGGTCGTTCTTCCACCGGGACGGCGCCAGCTACCCCTCCGGGCACGTGGCCAACGCCGTCCTGATGTGGGGGGTCGCCCGGTGGACGGCCGTGGAGTACGGGTTGCCCGCCTGGACGCAGCGCACCACCTGGGCGCTGAGCATCCTGGGGCCGCTGTGCACCGGCGTGGCCATGGTGGCGCTGGACTTCCACTGGGTCACCGACGCGGTCGTGGGGCTGGCCGTCGGGCTGCTGCTGTTGGGCGTGGTTCATGCACTCGACGCTGTCGTGGTGTCACGCTGGGTCCGTGCCAGAGCGGGCCGTTCGCAGCCCTGA
- the hflX gene encoding GTPase HflX has product MTTAQNRAILDEAEARVDKAARARAQDPTPAPTTPWDAPDDSTGSYVKEERGALRRVAGLSTELTDVTEVEYRQLRLERVVLVGVWTEGTAVDAHRSLAELAALAETAGSQVLDALVQRRDKPDPATYVGSGKAAELRDVVAATGADTVICDGELAPGQLNQLEKILKVKVVDRTALILDIFAQHATSREGKAQVELAQMQYMLPRLRGWGESLSRQAGGRVAGGGGIGTRGPGETKIETDRRRIRARVSKLRKEIAGMATARTTQRNSRDRNATPSVAIAGYTNAGKSSLLNQLTDAGVLVQDALFATLDPTVRRAQTPDGREFTVTDTVGFVRHLPHQLVDAFRSTLEEVAAADLLVHVVDGSDPDPLGQIDAVRVVLNEIDAAAVPELIVVNKVDAMTEDDVLALRQALPGAAWVSARTGEGIEALRDVIAARLPHPDVDVEVLVPYDRGDLVARVHRDGEVIEERHGATGTLLTARVAPALAAVLEDYAAPVAGI; this is encoded by the coding sequence ATGACGACAGCCCAGAACCGCGCGATCCTCGACGAGGCCGAGGCCCGGGTCGACAAGGCCGCGCGCGCCCGCGCCCAGGACCCGACCCCTGCGCCCACCACCCCGTGGGACGCCCCGGACGACTCGACCGGCTCCTACGTCAAGGAGGAGCGCGGTGCGCTGCGCCGCGTCGCCGGTCTGTCGACCGAGCTCACCGACGTCACCGAGGTCGAGTACCGGCAGCTCCGCCTGGAGCGGGTCGTCCTGGTCGGCGTCTGGACCGAGGGGACGGCGGTCGACGCGCACCGCTCGCTGGCCGAGCTCGCCGCGCTCGCCGAGACCGCCGGATCGCAGGTGCTCGACGCGCTCGTGCAGCGCCGCGACAAGCCCGACCCGGCCACCTACGTGGGCTCGGGCAAGGCCGCCGAGCTGCGCGACGTCGTCGCCGCCACCGGCGCCGACACCGTGATCTGCGACGGCGAGCTGGCCCCGGGCCAGCTCAACCAGCTGGAGAAGATCCTCAAGGTCAAGGTGGTCGACCGGACCGCGCTGATCCTGGACATCTTCGCCCAGCACGCCACCAGCCGGGAGGGCAAGGCGCAGGTCGAGCTCGCCCAGATGCAGTACATGCTGCCGCGGCTGCGCGGTTGGGGTGAGTCGCTGAGCCGGCAGGCCGGTGGCCGCGTCGCCGGTGGTGGCGGCATCGGTACCCGTGGTCCCGGTGAGACCAAGATCGAGACCGACCGTCGCCGGATCCGCGCCCGGGTGAGCAAGCTGCGCAAGGAGATCGCCGGCATGGCGACCGCCCGCACCACCCAGCGCAACTCCCGCGACCGCAACGCCACCCCGAGCGTGGCCATCGCCGGGTACACCAACGCCGGCAAGTCCAGCCTGCTCAACCAGCTCACCGACGCCGGCGTGCTGGTGCAGGACGCGCTGTTCGCCACCCTGGACCCGACGGTCCGGCGCGCGCAGACCCCGGACGGCCGGGAGTTCACGGTGACCGACACCGTCGGCTTCGTGCGCCACCTGCCGCACCAGCTGGTCGACGCCTTCCGGTCCACGCTGGAGGAGGTCGCGGCCGCCGACCTGCTCGTGCACGTGGTCGACGGGTCCGACCCCGACCCGCTGGGCCAGATCGACGCGGTGCGGGTCGTGCTCAACGAGATCGACGCCGCCGCCGTCCCCGAGCTCATCGTGGTCAACAAGGTCGACGCGATGACCGAGGACGACGTGCTCGCCCTGCGGCAGGCGCTCCCCGGCGCCGCCTGGGTCTCCGCCCGGACCGGCGAGGGCATCGAGGCGCTGCGGGACGTCATCGCCGCGCGGCTGCCGCACCCGGACGTCGACGTCGAGGTGCTGGTGCCCTACGACCGGGGTGACCTGGTCGCCCGGGTCCACCGGGACGGCGAGGTCATCGAGGAGCGGCACGGGGCCACCGGCACCCTCCTCACCGCCCGGGTCGCCCCGGCGCTCGCGGCGGTGCTCGAGGACTACGCCGCGCCGGTCGCCGGGATCTGA
- a CDS encoding ArsR/SmtB family transcription factor — translation MPEPERRPRVAGERRPATDAEARALASAVRLRILRLCLDAPLTNKELAARLDRNPATVLHHVRTLVDTGFLAAEPARRGTRGAREVPYRATGKSWLMDDAGGPAAGRDPSLAAFLEEVAEAGEDRLHSNRLGLRLTAAEREELAGRLHAVLDEFARRPADPQGEKWSVYLGMHPEP, via the coding sequence GTGCCCGAGCCGGAGCGTCGTCCCCGCGTCGCCGGCGAGCGCCGTCCGGCGACCGACGCCGAGGCCCGGGCCCTCGCCTCCGCCGTCCGGCTGCGCATCCTGCGGCTGTGCCTGGACGCCCCGCTCACCAACAAGGAGCTGGCGGCCCGGCTGGACCGCAACCCGGCCACCGTCCTGCACCACGTGCGCACCCTCGTCGACACCGGCTTCCTGGCCGCGGAGCCGGCGCGGCGGGGCACCCGCGGTGCGCGGGAGGTGCCGTACCGGGCGACCGGGAAGAGCTGGCTGATGGACGACGCAGGAGGGCCGGCCGCCGGGCGCGACCCGTCGCTGGCGGCCTTCCTCGAGGAGGTCGCGGAGGCGGGGGAGGACCGGCTGCACAGCAACCGGCTCGGGTTGCGCCTGACGGCTGCCGAGCGGGAGGAGCTCGCCGGCCGGCTGCACGCGGTGCTCGACGAGTTCGCCCGCCGGCCGGCGGATCCGCAGGGGGAGAAGTGGTCGGTGTACCTCGGGATGCACCCGGAGCCCTGA
- a CDS encoding MFS transporter has translation MSTDRSLLRHHDFRQLWAAETVSQVGTQVTLLALPVVAVTVLDATPLQMGVLTALETAAFLLIGLPAGAWVDRWRRKRVLVTADLVRAAVLATLPVAYLLDVLTLGQLFAVAAVTGAATVFFDVAYQSYLPALVDRDQLVDGNGKLEASRAVAQVAGPGATGVLLRVLGAPLLIAVDAVSYLVSALFIGQIGAPDVVPDRASRRPLRTEIGEGLAFVVRHPLLRRIVACTGTGNLFGSITSTLLVLFAIRELGLSESTLGLALSAGAVGGLLGAATAARFARRVGEGRAIPLSAAVLVPFAALTPLADLGAPVVLLVVSMFGFSWSVVVYNVTQVSFRQRLCPPGLLGRMNASVRFIVFGTMPLGGLLGGVLGTWLGVVPALWVGVAGTALACLPVVLSPLLTMGDLTDEWDGGRVPEAEPVVPGASG, from the coding sequence GTGAGCACCGACCGCAGCCTGCTGCGCCACCACGACTTCCGGCAGCTGTGGGCCGCCGAGACGGTCAGCCAGGTCGGCACCCAGGTGACCCTGCTGGCGCTGCCGGTCGTCGCGGTGACCGTGCTGGACGCGACGCCGCTGCAGATGGGCGTCCTCACCGCGTTGGAGACCGCCGCCTTCCTGCTCATCGGCCTGCCGGCCGGGGCGTGGGTGGACCGCTGGCGCCGCAAGCGGGTGCTGGTGACCGCCGACCTGGTCCGCGCCGCCGTGCTGGCCACGCTGCCGGTCGCGTACCTGCTCGACGTGCTCACCCTGGGCCAGCTCTTCGCCGTCGCGGCGGTCACCGGCGCGGCCACGGTGTTCTTCGACGTCGCCTACCAGAGCTACCTGCCCGCCCTGGTCGACCGCGACCAGCTGGTCGACGGCAACGGCAAGCTCGAGGCGAGCCGCGCGGTCGCGCAGGTCGCCGGCCCGGGCGCCACCGGTGTGCTGCTGCGGGTGCTCGGCGCCCCGCTGCTCATCGCCGTCGACGCGGTGTCCTACCTGGTGTCCGCGCTGTTCATCGGCCAGATCGGCGCGCCGGACGTCGTCCCGGACCGGGCGTCCCGGCGGCCGCTGCGCACCGAGATCGGTGAGGGGCTGGCCTTCGTCGTGCGGCACCCGCTGCTGCGCCGGATCGTGGCGTGCACCGGCACCGGGAACCTCTTCGGCAGCATCACCAGCACGCTGCTGGTGCTGTTCGCGATCCGGGAGCTCGGCCTGTCCGAGAGCACCCTGGGACTGGCGCTGTCGGCCGGGGCCGTCGGCGGGCTGCTGGGCGCGGCCACCGCCGCACGGTTCGCCCGGCGCGTGGGCGAGGGGCGGGCCATCCCGCTGTCCGCGGCGGTCCTGGTGCCGTTCGCCGCGCTCACGCCGTTGGCCGACCTCGGCGCCCCGGTGGTGCTGCTGGTGGTGAGCATGTTCGGGTTCAGCTGGTCGGTCGTGGTCTACAACGTCACCCAGGTCAGCTTCCGTCAGCGGCTGTGCCCGCCCGGCCTGCTCGGCCGGATGAACGCCTCGGTCCGGTTCATCGTCTTCGGCACCATGCCGCTGGGTGGGCTCCTCGGCGGCGTGCTGGGCACCTGGCTCGGCGTCGTCCCGGCGCTGTGGGTCGGCGTGGCCGGTACGGCGCTGGCCTGCCTGCCCGTCGTCCTCAGCCCGCTGCTGACGATGGGCGACCTCACCGACGAGTGGGACGGGGGCCGGGTGCCGGAAGCGGAGCCGGTTGTGCCGGGGGCCAGCGGGTAG
- the dapF gene encoding diaminopimelate epimerase, translated as MIDSASPRVLLGHGTENDFVVLPDPDGGVWPESRLDADLVRRLCDRRAGLGGDGVLRVVRSRHVPDAPAVLGDALADCEWFMDHRNADGSHAEMCGNGIRLYLHVLLAEGLLDRAAAEAGVLVGTRGGPRRVGARADGGYWVDMGPAVPLGRGEARIAGVPFPGLGVSMGNPHLVALTDVEVDSLDLSALPGVDPAMFPEGVNVEVVNVLAAEDAPAGACAHVRLRVYERGVGETRSCGTGACAAAYAALEAGGRTAGTVAVDVPGGRLSVEFDGTTTVLSGPAVVVASGMLTAEWLGG; from the coding sequence GTGATCGACAGCGCGAGCCCGCGGGTGCTCCTGGGCCACGGCACGGAGAACGACTTCGTCGTCCTGCCCGACCCCGACGGCGGCGTCTGGCCGGAGTCCCGGCTCGACGCCGACCTGGTCCGCCGGCTGTGCGACCGCCGGGCCGGCCTGGGCGGCGACGGGGTGCTGCGCGTCGTCCGCAGCCGGCACGTGCCCGACGCCCCCGCCGTCCTCGGCGACGCCCTCGCCGACTGCGAGTGGTTCATGGACCACCGCAACGCCGACGGCTCGCACGCGGAGATGTGCGGCAACGGCATCCGGCTGTACCTGCACGTGCTGCTCGCCGAGGGCCTGCTGGACCGCGCGGCCGCCGAGGCAGGCGTGCTGGTCGGCACCCGCGGCGGGCCGCGGCGGGTCGGTGCCCGCGCGGACGGCGGCTACTGGGTGGACATGGGCCCGGCCGTGCCGCTGGGCCGCGGCGAGGCCCGGATCGCCGGGGTCCCCTTCCCGGGGCTCGGGGTGTCGATGGGCAACCCGCACCTGGTCGCGCTCACCGACGTCGAGGTCGACTCGCTGGACCTGTCGGCGCTGCCCGGAGTGGACCCGGCGATGTTCCCCGAGGGGGTCAACGTCGAGGTCGTCAACGTGCTGGCCGCCGAGGACGCCCCCGCCGGCGCCTGCGCGCACGTCCGGCTGCGGGTGTACGAGCGCGGCGTGGGCGAGACGCGGTCCTGCGGCACCGGCGCCTGCGCCGCGGCCTACGCCGCGCTGGAGGCCGGCGGCCGGACCGCCGGGACGGTCGCGGTGGACGTCCCGGGCGGCCGGCTGTCGGTGGAGTTCGACGGGACGACGACGGTGCTGTCGGGCCCGGCGGTCGTCGTCGCCTCCGGCATGCTCACCGCGGAGTGGCTCGGCGGCTGA
- the miaA gene encoding tRNA (adenosine(37)-N6)-dimethylallyltransferase MiaA, whose amino-acid sequence MTAGPPVVAVVGPTATGKTALAVALATRLGGEVVNADSMQLYRGMDIGTAKPTPAERAGVPHHLMDLWHVREPASVAEYRQRARAEVDRLRAAGVVPLLVGGSGLYVRAVLDELDFPGTDPEVRARLTEELAAVGPAALHDRLTALDPAAAAAILPSNGRRVVRALEVIELTGQPFTARLPEPAAHYPAVTVGLDRAPDELDERVARRVDAMWAAGFVDEVAALAADGLREGPTASRALGYAQVLQQFDGLLTAEEARARTVSTTRRFVRRQRSWFRRDAATTWFDAGRADLADAVVQLIADRTIGR is encoded by the coding sequence GTGACCGCAGGGCCGCCGGTGGTCGCCGTCGTCGGGCCCACCGCCACCGGGAAGACCGCGCTCGCCGTCGCGCTGGCCACCCGGCTCGGCGGAGAGGTGGTGAACGCGGACTCGATGCAGCTCTACCGCGGCATGGACATCGGCACGGCCAAGCCCACCCCGGCCGAGCGGGCCGGCGTGCCGCACCACCTGATGGACCTGTGGCACGTCCGGGAGCCGGCCTCGGTCGCCGAGTACCGGCAGCGCGCCCGGGCCGAGGTGGACCGGCTGCGCGCCGCGGGCGTCGTCCCCCTGCTGGTCGGCGGCTCCGGGCTCTACGTCAGGGCCGTCCTCGACGAGCTGGACTTCCCCGGCACCGACCCGGAGGTGCGCGCCCGGCTGACCGAGGAGCTGGCCGCCGTCGGGCCGGCGGCCCTGCACGACCGGCTGACCGCCCTCGACCCCGCGGCCGCCGCGGCGATCCTGCCCAGCAACGGCCGGCGGGTGGTCCGCGCGCTGGAGGTCATCGAGCTGACCGGGCAGCCCTTCACCGCCCGGCTGCCCGAGCCGGCGGCGCACTACCCGGCGGTGACCGTCGGGCTGGACCGGGCGCCCGACGAGCTCGACGAGCGGGTCGCCCGGCGGGTGGACGCCATGTGGGCCGCGGGCTTCGTCGACGAGGTGGCCGCGCTGGCCGCCGACGGCCTGCGCGAGGGGCCGACCGCCTCCCGCGCGCTGGGCTACGCCCAGGTCCTCCAGCAGTTCGACGGCCTGCTCACCGCCGAGGAGGCCCGGGCGCGCACGGTGAGCACCACCCGCCGGTTCGTCCGACGGCAGCGCTCCTGGTTCCGCCGGGACGCCGCCACCACCTGGTTCGACGCGGGCCGGGCCGACCTGGCCGACGCCGTCGTGCAGCTGATCGCCGACCGTACGATCGGGCGGTGA
- a CDS encoding DUF349 domain-containing protein, whose product MSSTENTGDRTQQAAPAPDERPETGLAEVAPVDPTPLAATPDAVVPEVVEPGVDEPAGGAPEAAVSEVAADAPSVTATAPVDEGPLAATPDAAVPEPAEAGTEVPASQAVTPEAGTPATGSPTDAALADPTAAPATPDVLITDTPATDTPATDTPSTDTPPAAEAPAAEAPAAEAPAAAPVPSPGGRHAAGSSSSAETPTIVPAVPASDPTAWGRVDDEGTVFVTTAAGERAVGSWQAGDPAAGLAHYGRRYDDLATEVSLLEARLAAHTGNPGEIKAKAEELADQILTSAAVGDLDHLALRARAISSMAETAVAANRAEKAKARAGQIARKEALAAEAEQIAADSTQWKAAGDRLKAIVEEWKTIKGIDRKTDEALWHRFAAARDAFGRRRGAHFAQLDTQRAEARAAKSELIAEAERLSSSTEWGPTSAAMRSLMDRWKAVPRVGRDTDDDLWKKFRAAQDVFFAARTASDQARSSDELANQKQKEELLAEAEALDPGNRAAQNALRKIQERYDAIGHVPRNAMRPLEDRMRAVEEKFRGVAESTRPRVQPENPLLTSMRAAVTKAEDQLAKAQAAGNAKRISEAEANLATRREWLAEAEKSSSRR is encoded by the coding sequence GTGTCGAGCACGGAGAACACCGGAGACCGGACGCAGCAGGCCGCCCCCGCCCCCGACGAGCGCCCCGAGACGGGGCTCGCCGAGGTCGCCCCGGTCGATCCCACGCCCCTGGCGGCGACCCCCGATGCGGTCGTCCCGGAGGTGGTGGAACCAGGCGTCGACGAACCCGCCGGCGGCGCGCCCGAGGCGGCGGTCTCGGAGGTCGCTGCCGACGCCCCGTCGGTGACCGCGACCGCGCCGGTCGACGAGGGCCCGCTGGCGGCGACGCCGGACGCCGCCGTCCCCGAGCCGGCGGAGGCCGGCACCGAGGTCCCCGCGTCGCAGGCGGTCACCCCCGAGGCGGGCACCCCCGCCACCGGCTCGCCGACCGACGCCGCGCTCGCCGACCCGACGGCCGCTCCCGCGACCCCGGACGTCCTGATCACGGACACCCCCGCCACGGACACCCCCGCCACGGACACGCCCAGCACGGACACGCCCCCCGCCGCCGAGGCCCCGGCCGCCGAGGCCCCTGCCGCCGAGGCCCCTGCCGCCGCGCCGGTGCCCTCCCCCGGTGGCCGGCACGCAGCCGGGTCCTCCTCCTCGGCGGAGACCCCGACGATCGTCCCCGCCGTCCCGGCGTCGGACCCCACCGCGTGGGGCCGGGTCGACGACGAGGGCACCGTCTTCGTGACCACCGCTGCCGGGGAGCGCGCCGTCGGGTCCTGGCAGGCCGGCGACCCGGCCGCCGGGCTGGCGCACTACGGCCGCCGGTACGACGACCTCGCCACCGAGGTCTCGCTGCTGGAGGCGCGGCTGGCCGCGCACACCGGCAACCCCGGCGAGATCAAGGCCAAGGCCGAGGAGCTGGCGGACCAGATCCTGACCTCCGCGGCCGTGGGCGACCTCGACCACCTCGCGCTGCGGGCCCGGGCCATCTCGAGCATGGCCGAGACGGCCGTCGCGGCGAACCGGGCGGAGAAGGCCAAGGCGCGGGCCGGGCAGATCGCCCGCAAGGAGGCCCTCGCGGCCGAGGCCGAGCAGATCGCCGCCGACTCCACGCAGTGGAAGGCGGCCGGCGACCGGCTCAAGGCGATCGTCGAGGAGTGGAAGACGATCAAGGGCATCGACCGGAAGACCGACGAGGCGCTGTGGCACCGCTTCGCCGCAGCCCGGGACGCCTTCGGTCGCCGCCGCGGCGCGCACTTCGCCCAGCTGGACACCCAGCGCGCGGAGGCCCGCGCGGCCAAGAGCGAGCTCATCGCCGAGGCCGAGCGGCTGTCCAGCTCCACCGAGTGGGGTCCGACCAGCGCCGCGATGCGCTCGCTGATGGACCGCTGGAAGGCCGTGCCGCGGGTCGGCCGGGACACCGACGACGACCTGTGGAAGAAGTTCCGCGCCGCGCAGGACGTCTTCTTCGCCGCCCGGACGGCCTCCGACCAGGCCCGCAGCTCCGACGAGCTGGCCAACCAGAAGCAGAAGGAGGAGCTGCTGGCCGAGGCCGAGGCGCTGGACCCGGGCAACCGGGCGGCGCAGAACGCGCTCCGCAAGATCCAGGAGCGCTACGACGCCATCGGGCACGTGCCGCGCAACGCCATGCGCCCGCTGGAGGACCGGATGCGCGCCGTCGAGGAGAAGTTCCGCGGCGTCGCCGAGTCCACCCGCCCGCGGGTGCAGCCGGAGAACCCGCTGCTCACCTCGATGCGGGCAGCCGTCACCAAGGCCGAGGACCAGCTGGCCAAGGCGCAGGCGGCCGGCAACGCGAAGCGGATCAGCGAGGCCGAGGCCAACCTGGCGACCCGCCGCGAGTGGCTGGCCGAGGCGGAGAAGTCCTCCTCCCGCCGCTGA
- the miaB gene encoding tRNA (N6-isopentenyl adenosine(37)-C2)-methylthiotransferase MiaB produces MNGKTYLVRTYGCQMNVHDSERLSGLLEQAGYTAAAEGADADVVVLNTCAVRENADNRLYGNLGHLRPVKDAHPGMQIAVGGCLAQKDRGEIVRRAPWVDVVFGTHNVGSLPVLLERARHNAEAQVEIVESLEVFPSTLPAKRDSAHSGWVSISVGCNNTCTFCIVPALRGKEKDRRPGEVLAEVQALVDQGVLEVTLLGQNVNAYGVEFRERGAFADLLRAAGAIEGLERIRFTSPHPREFTDDVIEAMAATPAVCHQLHMPLQSGSDDVLRRMRRGYRRDRYLGIIDRVRAAMPDAAITTDIIVGFPGETEQDFADTLDVVRQARFASAFTFQYSKRPGTPAAELPDQLPKDVVQERYLRLTALQDEISWAENTAQIGRRVELLVAAGEGSKDAARGRLSGRARDGRLVHFTAADGVRPGDVVAAVVTAAKPHFLVADGPLVSHRRTRAGDASEAGTRPTTPGVSLGMPQIGVPAPLPAAVSACS; encoded by the coding sequence GTGAACGGCAAGACCTACCTCGTGCGCACCTACGGCTGCCAGATGAACGTCCACGACTCCGAGCGGCTGTCCGGGCTGCTCGAGCAGGCCGGCTACACCGCCGCCGCCGAGGGCGCCGACGCCGACGTCGTGGTGCTGAACACCTGCGCGGTCCGCGAGAACGCCGACAACCGGCTCTACGGCAACCTCGGCCACCTGCGCCCGGTCAAGGACGCCCACCCCGGCATGCAGATCGCCGTGGGCGGCTGCCTGGCGCAGAAGGACCGCGGCGAGATCGTCCGGCGGGCGCCGTGGGTCGACGTCGTCTTCGGCACCCACAACGTCGGCTCGCTGCCGGTGCTGCTCGAGCGCGCCCGGCACAACGCCGAGGCCCAGGTCGAGATCGTCGAGTCGCTGGAGGTCTTCCCCTCCACGCTGCCGGCCAAGCGGGACTCCGCCCACTCCGGCTGGGTGTCGATCAGCGTCGGCTGCAACAACACCTGCACGTTCTGCATCGTCCCGGCGCTGCGCGGCAAGGAGAAGGACCGCCGTCCCGGCGAGGTCCTGGCCGAGGTGCAGGCGCTGGTCGACCAGGGCGTGCTCGAGGTGACCCTGCTCGGGCAGAACGTGAACGCCTACGGCGTCGAGTTCCGCGAGCGGGGCGCCTTCGCCGACCTCCTCCGGGCAGCGGGCGCCATCGAAGGGCTGGAGCGGATCCGGTTCACCAGCCCGCACCCGCGCGAGTTCACCGACGACGTCATCGAGGCGATGGCCGCGACCCCGGCGGTCTGCCACCAGCTGCACATGCCGCTGCAGTCCGGCTCGGACGACGTGCTGCGCCGGATGCGCCGCGGCTACCGGCGGGACCGCTACCTGGGGATCATCGACCGGGTGCGGGCGGCGATGCCCGACGCGGCGATCACCACCGACATCATCGTGGGCTTCCCCGGCGAGACCGAGCAGGACTTCGCCGACACCCTCGACGTCGTCCGGCAGGCCCGCTTCGCCAGCGCCTTCACCTTCCAGTACTCCAAGCGCCCGGGCACGCCGGCGGCCGAGCTGCCCGACCAGCTGCCCAAGGACGTCGTCCAGGAGCGCTACCTCCGGCTCACCGCGCTGCAGGACGAGATCAGCTGGGCGGAGAACACCGCGCAGATCGGCCGCCGGGTCGAGCTGCTGGTCGCGGCGGGGGAGGGCAGCAAGGACGCCGCCCGCGGCCGGCTCTCCGGCCGGGCCCGCGACGGCCGGCTGGTGCACTTCACCGCGGCCGACGGCGTCCGCCCCGGCGACGTGGTGGCGGCGGTCGTGACCGCCGCCAAGCCGCACTTCCTGGTCGCCGACGGGCCCCTGGTCTCGCACCGCCGCACCCGGGCCGGCGACGCGAGCGAGGCCGGCACCCGCCCGACCACCCCCGGCGTCTCCCTGGGCATGCCCCAGATCGGCGTCCCCGCGCCCCTCCCCGCCGCGGTGTCCGCCTGCAGCTGA